The Tripterygium wilfordii isolate XIE 37 chromosome 4, ASM1340144v1, whole genome shotgun sequence genome has a window encoding:
- the LOC119996483 gene encoding helicase and polymerase-containing protein TEBICHI isoform X5, translating to MASDSPRKRIDQFFASKKRKSLSPSLKCGRIENDSKPNVNGSPSAKGTLDSYLVASQNDEDIAKPSHASYGLSAGQHLVKRNLASGINKSFEDRNEQPLSHAQISSKTDVAIGVLPKGFSETMHVTENSELKRFATDFLSLYCSELHSSVSLPSEPKENDCKRHGSSSLLSREDKSSKKRHRITNQSEFDSEYSCSSQKSPVDMQSGFIDKSRALVIDSSKEVAACSDLTEFQASLRKCNAIHKCTASRTELGTPSCSINKTCGRSTPRSTRGCSLFSPGEAFWNEAIQVADGLFPQTDEFLVQSAEETYDARKQSEVNKSCNLNHRRCDDTLKESLDEGEKRARTMGIGSSSDLVGNMRKDSVKEASPLPVKHFDFMEDQNLKEIAPDRSVHDSQIEMQEADEEPKSHSVLYKPCTDSITTHSDEQANAEMHEEEKMVSFKNLIAANEVDGAGTPSSSVTLKDSLDLSHWLPSEVCCLYRKKGISKLYPWQVSCLQVDGVLQRRNLVYCASTSAGKSFVAEILMLRRVMSSGKIAILVLPYVSICAEKAEHLEYLLEPLGKQVRSYYGSQGGGTLHKDTSIAVCTIEKANALINRLLEEGRLSEIGIIVIDELHMVGDQTRGYLLELMLTKLRYACGEGNSESSSGESSGTSSSRAGPAHGLQIVGMSATMPNVGAVADWLQVVQEGHSVLIFCSSRKGCESTARHVSKFLKKFSFNIPSDSEFLDIASAIDALRRCPVGLDPILEETLPSGVAYHHAGLTVEEREIVESCYRRGLIRVLTATSTLAAGVNLPARRVIFRQPRIGRDFIDGTRYRQMAGRAGRTGIDTKGESVLICKSEEIKRIMGLLNESCPPLSSCLSEDKNGMTHAILEVVAGGIVQTAHDIHRYVRCTLLNSTKPFEDVVKSAKDSLRCLCHRKFLEWNEDTKLYNTTSLGRAAFGSSLCPEESLIVLDDLSRAREGFVLASDLHLVYLVTPISVDVEPDWELYYERFMELSALDQSVGNRVGVTEPFLMRMAHGAPVRISNRSRENMTGLHREFVKPGIINTGMISDEQMLRVCRRFYVALILSRLVQESPVAEVCEAFKVSRGMVQALQENAGRFASMVSLFCERLGWHDLEILVSKFQNRVSFGVRAEIAELTTIPYVKGSRARALYKAGFRTPLAIAEASVPEIAKALFESSSWAAQEGLAQRHMQLGVAKKIKNGARKIVLDKAEEARIAAFSAFKSLGFDIPQIAVPLLSNTRQLRQGTGSTSSGDNPAYDFLGAEEQDGSAKPSSEGSQNSENVAPESEVDKLAKALEGGFVTEAEVNPSGSLQCDFSAQTSLVPVGRIAADKLDAIVEHKEVPDMAPSIQLGKDVHGTRNGNVYEVQEQHFNQNALLESKDNAIGKGPITAINAFGGLDSFLDLWDTLQEFYFDIHYEKRSEVNSLAPFEIHGIAVCWENSPVYYVNLPRDLLCFGSTKSNFLHPNASQEKRNSQPPENWFEIVKQGWSRIGAIMGKIDVKKFTWNLKVQIQVLKRAAVSIQRFGFPNLTGKSMDFELIDNLYLVLAPFGVRNGIDICIVAWILSPDEERSSNPNLEKEIKKRLSNEVAATAHRCGRWKNQTRRAAHDGCCRRVAQTRALCSVLWKLLISEELVQALMSTEILLVNVLADMELWGIGVDMEGCLQARSLLRKKIACLEAEAYKLSGRRFSLYNSADIANVLYEHLKLPVPDGHDKGKQHPSTDKHCLDILRHEHPIIPVIREHRSLAKLSNCTLGSICSLSRLSMKTQKYTLHGRWLQTSTATGRLSMEEPNLQCVEHMVDFEMIMDKNGGDAEHHKINARDFFVPTQDNWLLLAADYSQIELRLMAHFSEDSALIELLSKPHGDVFTMIAAKWTGKSEDSVGSRERDQTKRLVYGILYGMGANTLAEQLNCSSDEAKEKIKSFKSSFPGVSSWLHEAVSSCREKGYVETLKGRRRYLSKIKCGNCEEISRAQRQAVNSICQGSAADIIKIAMINIYYVVAEENDQPESSSSLATKFRILKGRCRILLQVHDELVLEADPCVIKEAALLLRVCMESAASLLVPLHVKVKIGRTWGSLEPFQAEYCMSDITVPKS from the exons ATGGCGTCTGATTCCCCTCGGAAGCGCATCGATCAG TTTTTTGCATCAAAAAAGAGGAAATCTCTATCACCCAGTTTGAAGTGCGGGAGAATTGAGAACGACTCAAAACCCAACGTAAACGGGTCTCCCAGTGCCAAAGGCACTTTGGACAGTTACTTGGTAGCATCACAGAATGATGAAGATATAGCCAAGCCTTCACATGCATCTTATGGTTTGTCAGCTGGGCAGCATCTAGTTAAAAGAAATTTGGCATCTGGGATCAATAAAAGTTTTGAAGATAGAAACGAACAGCCCCTTTCACATGCTCAAATATCATCCAAGACCGATGTTGCGATAGGAGTGCTTCCAAAGGGATTCTCAGAGACCATGCATGTCACGGAAAACTCAGAACTTAAGCGGTTTGCAACTGACTTTTTGTCTCTTTATTGTAG TGAGCTCCATTCAAGTGTAAGTTTGCCATCAGAGCCTAAAGAAAATGACTGCAAGAGACATGGTAGCTCATCCTTGTTAAGTCGAGAGGACAAATCATCCAAGAAGAGACATCGCATAACTAATCAGTCAGAATTCGATAGTGAATATTCTTGCTCTAGTCAGAAGAGTCCTGTTGACATGCAGTCTGGTTTTATTGATAAATCAAGAGCATTAGTTATCGACTCTTCTAAAGAG GTGGCTGCTTGCAGTGACTTGACTGAATTTCAAGCAAGCCTGCGAAAATGCAATGCAATACATAAATGTACTGCCAGTAGAACTGAGCTTGGTACGCCTAGCTGTTCTATTAATAAGACATGTGGTCGCTCAACCCCTAGATCAACGCGTGGATGCTCTTTATTTTCACCTGGAGAGGCTTTCTGGAATGAAGCAATCCAAGTTGCTGATGGTTTGTTTCCTCAAACTGATGAATTTTTGGTTCAGTCTGCTGAAGAAACTTATGATGCGAGGAAACAAAGCGAGGTAAATAagtcatgcaatttgaatcatagaagATGTGACGACACCTTGAAGGAAAGTTTGGATGAAGGGGAGAAGAGAGCTAGGACAATGGGGATCGGTTCTTCTTCAGATTTAGTGGGGAATATGAGGAAAGATTCGGTTAAAGAAGCATCACCGCTTCCTGTAAAGCATTTTGACTTCATGGAGGATCAAAATTTGAAGGAGATTGCACCAGATAGATCTGTACATGACTCACAAATTGAAATGCAAGAAGCTGATGAAGAACCTAAATCTCATTCAGTACTCTATAAACCATGTACTGATAGCATCACAACACATAGTGATGAACAAGCAAACGCAGAAATgcatgaagaagagaagatggtTTCTTTTAAGAATTTAATTGCCGCAAATGAAGTTGATGGAGCTGGTACTCCTTCAAGTTCTGTGACACTTAAGGACAGCTTAGATCTCAGCCATTGGCTTCCTTCTGAAGTATGCTGCTTATATAGAAAGAAAggaatttcaaaattatatCCTTGGCAG GTTTCGTGCCTCCAGGTGGATGGTGTTTTGCAGAGAAGGAATCTTGTATATTGTGCTTCTACaag TGCTGGCAAAAGTTTTGTTGCTGAAATTCTGATGTTGCGGCGGGTCATGTCCTCCGGAAAAATTGCGATACTTGTACTTCCATATGTGTCAATTTGTGCAGAAAAG GCAGAACATCTGGAATACCTCCTGGAACCACTTGGTAAGCAAGTTCGCAGTTATTATGGAAGTCAAGGTGGTGGAACACTTCATAAAGATACCTCAATTGCTGTATGCACAATAGAAAAGGCAAACGCTTTAATAAACAGGTTGCTGGAAGAGGGTCGGCTGTCAGAAATCGGAATCATTGTGATAGATGAACTGCACATG GTTGGTGACCAGACCAGGGGTTATCTTTTGGAACTTATGTTGACAAAGCTGCGCTATGCTTGTGGTGAAGGCAATTCAGAATCAAGTAGCGGAGAAAGTTCAGGTACGAGCAGCAGTAGAGCTGGCCCTGCTCATGGTCTACAAATAGTTGGGATGAGTGCGACAATGCCAAATGTGGGAGCAGTGGCTGATTGGCTTCAA GTTGTCCAAGAGGGCCATTCCGTCTTAATTTTTTGCTCAAGTAGAAAAGGATGTGAATCAACTGCAAGGCATGTTTCGAAGTTCCTGAAGAAGTTCTCTTTTAATATCCCGAGTGATAGTGAGTTCCTAGATATTGCCTCAGCTATTGATGCACTACGAAGGTGTCCTGTGGGATTGGATCCTATATTAGAAGAAACTCTTCCTTCTGGTGTTGCCTATCACCATGCTGGCCTCACT GTTGAGGAAAGAGAAATTGTGGAAAGCTGCTATCGTAGAGGCCTTATACGTGTTTTAACTGCTACATCTACCTTAGCAGCTGGTGTTAACCTCCCTGCAAGGAGGGTCATTTTTCGGCAACCTAGGATTGGTCGGGATTTTATTGATGGGACAAGGTACAGACAAATGGCTGGTCGGGCAGGTCGGACTGGAATAGATACTAAAGGGGAAAGT GTGCTGATATGCAAATCTGAGGAGATCAAAAGAATAATGGGACTCCTTAATGAGAGCTGTCCACCACTAAGTTCTTGCCTTTCTGAAGACAAGAACGGAATGACTCATGCAATTTTGGAAGTTGTGGCTGGTGGGATCGTTCAAACTGCTCATGATATCCATCGATATGTTAGATGCACTCTTCTCAATTCTACAAAACCATTTGAAGATGTTGTGAAATCAGCAAAAGATTCTCTTCGGTGTTTGTGTCACAGAAAATTTCTTGAATGGAATGAAGATACTAAGTTATACAATACAACGTCTCTTGGTCGTGCAGCTTTTGGCAGTTCCCTCTGCCCAGAAGAATCACTT ATTGTGCTAGATGATCTTTCAAGGGCGAGAGAGGGGTTTGTTCTTGCATCAGATTTGCATTTAGTTTACTTAGTAACACCAATAAGTGTTGATGTTGAGCCTGATTGGGAATTGTACTACGAACGGTTCATGGAACTTTCTGCTCTTGACCAG TCAGTTGGCAATCGAGTTGGAGTGACAGAACCATTTTTGATGCGTATGGCACATGGTGCACCAGTGCGCATTTCAAATAGATCAAGAGAAAATATGACAGGGTTGCATAGAGAATTTGTAAAACCTGGGATTATAAACACGGGTATGATTTCGGATGAGCAAATGCTTCGAGTGTGCAGACGCTTCTATGTTGCTCTTATCCTGTCAAGACTAGTACAG GAATCACCCGTGGCTGAGGTTTGTGAAGCGTTTAAGGTTTCCAGAGGCATGGTTCAGGCATTACAAGAAAATGCTGGAAGGTTTGCGTCTATGGTTTCCTTGTTTTGTGAAAGGCTTGGATGGCATGATCTTGAGATATTGGTATCTAAGTTTCAAAATCGTGTCTCATTTGGAGTAAGGGCTGAGATTGCTGAGCTCACTACTATTCCATACGTTAAG GGTTCTCGAGCAAGAGCACTCTACAAAGCTGGCTTTCGCACGCCTCTAGCCATTGCTGAAGCATCTGTTCCGGAAATTGCAAAAGCTCTTTTTGAATCTTCATCGTGGGCTGCACAAG AAGGTTTGGCTCAAAGGCACATGCAACTGGGAGtagccaaaaaaattaaaaatggcgCTCGGAAAATTGTTCTCGATAAAGCTGAAGAGGCAAGGATTGCTGCCTTTTCAGCTTTCAAATCACTGGGGTTTGATATCCCGCAAATTGCTGTACCTTTATTATCAAATACCAGACAATTGAGGCAAGGTACCGGCAGCACATCATCTGGGGATAATCCTGCTTATGACTTCCTTGGTGCTGAAGAGCAAGACGGTTCAGCTAAGCCATCTTCAGAAGGGAGTCAGAATTCTGAAAATGTTGCTCCAGAGAGTGAAGTTGATAAGTTAGCTAAAGCTTTAGAAGGTGGCTTTGTAACTGAAGCAGAAGTAAACCCATCTGGTTCTCTGCAGTGTGATTTTAGTGCTCAAACTTCCTTGGTACCAGTGGGTAGGATAGCTGCTGATAAGCTTGATGCCATTGTTGAACATAAAGAAGTTCCAGATATGGCCCCTTCAATTCAGTTAGGAAAAGATGTTCATGGAACCAGGAATGGGAATGTTTATGAAGTACAGGAACAGCATTTCAATCAAAATGCACTACTTGAGAGTAAGGACAATGCTATTGGGAAGGGACCTATTACTGCAATCAATGCGTTTGGTGGATTGGATTCTTTCTTGGATCTCTGGGACACTCTGCAggaattttattttgatattcattacGAAAAACGATCAGAAGTGAACTCTCTTGCTCCGTTTGAAATACACGGGATAGCCGTATGTTGGGAAAATTCTCCAGTGTACTATGTCAATCTTCCCAGGGATTTACTGtgttttggtagtacaaaaagTAATTTCTTGCATCCAAATGCATCACAGGAAAAGCGAAATAGTCAACCTCCTGAAAATTGGTTTGAGATAGTTAAACAGGGATGGAGCAGGATTGGAGCAATAATGGGGAAGATAGATGTCAAAAAATTTACTTGGAACTTGAAAGTGCAGATTCAGGTGCTTAAAAGGGCTGCAGTTTCCATTCAGAGATTTGGTTTCCCAAATCTTACAGGGAAAAGTATGGATTTTGAACTAATAGATAACTTATACCTTGTGTTGGCCCCATTTGGTGTTAGAAATGGGATTGACATTTGCATTGTTGCATGGATTCTTTCGCCTGATGAAGAGAGAAGCTCTAATCCTAACTTAGAGAAG GAAATTAAGAAAAGGTTATCCAATGAGGTTGCAGCTACAGCTCATAGGTGTGGCAGGTGGAAGAATCAAACGCGAAGAGCTGCCCATGATGGTTGTTGTCGTCGCGTTGCGCAAACACGAGCCTTGTGTTCTGTTCTTTGGAAGTTGCTTATTTCAGAGGAACTTGTCCAGGCACTTATGAGCACTGAAATCCTATTG GTGAATGTACTTGCGGATATGGAACTATGGGGAATTGGTGTTGACATGGAAGGATGCCTTCAAGCGCGTAGCTTGTTGAGGAAAAAGATTGCATGTCTTGAGGCTGAGGCTTATAAGCTTTCTGGCAGGAGATTTTCATTATATAATTCTGCAGATATTGCAAATGTGCTCTATGAACACTTGAAGTTACCTGTACCAGATGGACATGATAAAGGGAAACAGCATCCAAGTACAGACAAGCATTGTTTGGATATTTTGAG ACATGAGCATCCAATAATTCCAGTCATTCGAGAGCACCGAAGCTTGGCAAAGCTATCAAACTGTACTTTGGGCTCAATTTGTTCACTGTCAAGATTGTCTATGAAGACACAGAAATACACGCTGCATGGCCGTTGGCTCCAAACATCAACAGCTACTGGACGGCTTTCTATGGAGGAACCTAATCTTCAA TGTGTTGAGCATATGGTTGATTTCGAAATGATTATGGACAAGAATGGTGGTGATGCTGAACATCACAAAATTAATGCACGTGATTTCTTTGTTCCAACCCAG GATAACTGGTTGCTGTTAGCAGCAGATTATTCTCAAATAGAATTGAGGCTGATGGCACACTTCTCTGAGGACTCCGCATTAATTGAACTCCTTAGTAAGCCACATGGAGACGTTTTTACAATGATAGCAGCAAAATGGACGGGGAAGTCAGAAGATTCTGTTGGTTCACGTGAGCGAGATCAGACCAAAAGGCTGGTTTATGGAATTCTCTACGGAATGGGTGCCAACACTCTTGCAGAACAACTCAATTGCAGTTCAGATGAAGctaaagaaaaaattaagagTTTTAAAAGTTCTTTCCCTGGTGTTTCCTCTTGGCTTCATGAAGCCGTCTCATCGTGCCGTGAAAAAGG TTACGTGGAGACACTCAAGGGAAGAAGGCGCTACTTGTCAAAAATAAAATGTGGAAACTGTGAAGAAATATCAAGAGCTCAGAGACAAGCTGTGAACTCTATCTGTCAG GGATCTGCTGCCGATATAATCAAGATTGCAATGATAAATATTTACTATGTGGTTGCCGAAGAAAATGATCAGCCTGAATCTAGTTCCTCTCTTGCCACTAAATTCCGCATCCTCAAGGGCCGTTGCCGAATCCTTTTGCAG GTGCATGATGAATTGGTATTGGAAGCTGATCCTTGTGTGATCAAGGAAGCTGCATTGTTGCTAAGAGTGTGCATGGAGAGTGCTGCCTCGCTTCTGG TTCCTTTGCATGTAAAAGTCAAAATTGGAAGGACATGGGGCTCTTTGGAGCCCTTCCAGGCTGAGTATTGTATGAGTGATATCACCGTGCCCAAGTCATAG